The following coding sequences are from one Oncorhynchus clarkii lewisi isolate Uvic-CL-2024 chromosome 20, UVic_Ocla_1.0, whole genome shotgun sequence window:
- the LOC139376407 gene encoding chromobox protein homolog 1-like isoform X1 produces MSMSQITEPSNDDAPTLTEATINPAPTAIIPPAPTAPTQSEVTMTTAAEKIQEKAAEDVVAVEEEEDEYVVEKVLNRRVVKGRVEYLLKWKGFSDDDNTWEPEDNLDCPDLIALFLQKQKSAHESVGKRKSAEPNVEGEESRPKKKKDDPEKLRGFTRGLDPERIIGATDSTGELMFLMKWKNSDEADLVPAKEANVKCPQVVISFYEERLTWHSYPTEEEEKKDDKN; encoded by the exons ATGAGTATGAGTCAGATTACAGAACCTTCTAATGATGATGCTCCCACTCTTACTGAAG CCACCATTAACCCTGCGCCCACAGCCATCATTCCCCCTGCACCCACAGCCCCCACCCAGTCTGAGGTGACGATGACGACAGCGGCTGAGAAGATACAGGAGAAGGCGGCTGAGGATGTGGTGGccgtggaggaagaggaagacgaaTATGTGGTGGAGAAAGTTTTGAATCGAAGGGTGGTGAAGGGGAGAGTGGAGTACCTTCTTAAGTGGAAAGGCTTTTCGGA TGATGACAACACATGGGAGCCAGAGGATAATTTGGACTGTCCCGACCTGATTGCACTGTTTCTGCAGAAACAGAAATCCGCTCATGAGTCTGTAGGCAAGAGGAAGTCTGCAGAGCCTAATGTGGAAGGAGAGGAAAGTCGACCCAAGAAGAAAAAAGACGAC CCAGAGAAACTAAGGGGCTTCACTCGAGGTTTGGATCCAGAGAGGATTATTGGCGCCACTGACTCCACTGGAGAACTCATGTTCCTCATGAAATG GAAAAACTCGGATGAAGCAGACCTGGTACCAGCTAAGGAAGCAAACGTGAAGTGTCCACAGGTGGTCATATCCTTCTATGAAGAGAGGCTCACGTGGCACTCTTAccccacagaggaggaggagaagaaggacgACAAGAACTAG
- the LOC139376407 gene encoding chromobox protein homolog 1-like isoform X2 gives MSMSQITEPSNDDAPTLTEAIIPPAPTAPTQSEVTMTTAAEKIQEKAAEDVVAVEEEEDEYVVEKVLNRRVVKGRVEYLLKWKGFSDDDNTWEPEDNLDCPDLIALFLQKQKSAHESVGKRKSAEPNVEGEESRPKKKKDDPEKLRGFTRGLDPERIIGATDSTGELMFLMKWKNSDEADLVPAKEANVKCPQVVISFYEERLTWHSYPTEEEEKKDDKN, from the exons ATGAGTATGAGTCAGATTACAGAACCTTCTAATGATGATGCTCCCACTCTTACTGAAG CCATCATTCCCCCTGCACCCACAGCCCCCACCCAGTCTGAGGTGACGATGACGACAGCGGCTGAGAAGATACAGGAGAAGGCGGCTGAGGATGTGGTGGccgtggaggaagaggaagacgaaTATGTGGTGGAGAAAGTTTTGAATCGAAGGGTGGTGAAGGGGAGAGTGGAGTACCTTCTTAAGTGGAAAGGCTTTTCGGA TGATGACAACACATGGGAGCCAGAGGATAATTTGGACTGTCCCGACCTGATTGCACTGTTTCTGCAGAAACAGAAATCCGCTCATGAGTCTGTAGGCAAGAGGAAGTCTGCAGAGCCTAATGTGGAAGGAGAGGAAAGTCGACCCAAGAAGAAAAAAGACGAC CCAGAGAAACTAAGGGGCTTCACTCGAGGTTTGGATCCAGAGAGGATTATTGGCGCCACTGACTCCACTGGAGAACTCATGTTCCTCATGAAATG GAAAAACTCGGATGAAGCAGACCTGGTACCAGCTAAGGAAGCAAACGTGAAGTGTCCACAGGTGGTCATATCCTTCTATGAAGAGAGGCTCACGTGGCACTCTTAccccacagaggaggaggagaagaaggacgACAAGAACTAG
- the LOC139376406 gene encoding endoplasmic reticulum membrane sensor NFE2L1-like, whose translation MLYLKKYFTEGLIQFTILLSLIGVRVDLDTYLSNQLPPLREIILGPSSAYTQTQFHNLRNTLDGYGIHPKSVDLDQFFTTRRLLNQVRQLDRLSVPSPELSTWLVHRDPETVVSAASQSSPSITLDNGAGLEDVNTSETPTMRGGGGAPESTYNPSGEDSNLGAVAPEDSQEQRNRDGNDDLTKEDIDLIDILWRQDIDLGAGREVFNYSSRQKESEAEKPSPEEEERAEAQERWRNGVNLQEAQPVDGETGESIPEQILGLGSQTSLSLQECLRLLEATFPFGEESPEFPAPVVTAELAVANEEAPSTSLGLPLTPPLPQLDLEQQWQDIMAIMELQEMEVNNTSDNSFLSTTSNSTNTSGSTSESGSVGSFGLTRSSTLIHQDVSLHQASLPSCSQDFPTLFNPEMDATSTPRTPLLRMSSSNSSNVNSTFGATNLTGLFLPPPLNSTNNITCTPVLPDPFSTMLEESMLDEISLLDLAMEEGFNQAQASQLEDELDSDSGLSLDSSHSPVSPSSSETSCSSAASSSSTSATFSEEGAVGYSTDSESAAVEPEEGAVGGYQPEFNKLCRMSYQDPSQFHGLPQLDNINHNHTYNLPLSSSFDEHLELPIPTGKKMGREKQSKLKPQQDFLDKQSSRDERRARAMKIPFSNEKIINLPVEEFNELLSKHHLSEAQLALVRDIRRRGKNKMAAQNCRKRKLDTIINLEQGVHDLRRDKARLLKEKMEFIRSIRQMKQKVQSLYQEVFTQLRDEEGQPYPPSEYSLQYSADGSVLIMPRTMTDQQTRKPEKKQKDKKK comes from the exons ATGCTTTACCTGAAAAAGTACTTCACAGAGGGCCTGATTCAGTTCACCATCCTCCTGAGTCTCATTGGGGTGCGGGTGGACCTGGACACCTACCTGAGCAATCAGCTGCCCCCACTGCGGGAGATCATCCTAGGTCCTAGCTCGGCCTACACCCAGACGCAGTTCCACAACCTCCGCAACACGCTGGACGGGTATGGCATCCATCCCAAGAGTGTGGACCTTGACCAGTTCTTTACCACCCGCCGGCTGCTGAACCAGGTGCGCCAGCTGGATCGCCTGTCAGTGCCCAGTCCAGAGCTGAGCACGTGGCTAGTGCACCGTGACCCTGAGACTGTGGTGTCCGCCGCCAGCCAGTCCAGCCCCAGCATCACCCTGGACAATGGAGCCGGCCTGGAGGACGTGAACACCTCCGAAACCCCGACCATGAGGGGTGGTGGCGGAGCGCCTGAGTCCACCTACAACCCAAGTGGAGAGGACAGCAACCTGGGAGCCGTGGCCCCTGAGGACAGCCAGGAGCAGCGCAACAGGGATGGCAATGATGACCTCACCAAAGAG GACATTGATTTGATTGACATCCTGTGGCGACAGGACATCGACCTTGGCGCGGGACGGGAAGTGTTCAACTATAGCAGTCGCCAGAAGGAGAGTGAGGCGGAAAAGCCCAGcccagaagaggaggaaagagcagaggcacaggagagatggaggaatggagtGAACCTTCAAGAGGCTCAGCCTGTGGATGGAGAGACCGGGGAGAGCATACCAGAGCAG ATCCTAGGCCTTGGCTCTCAGACCTCACTGTCCCTGCAGGAATGCCTAAGGCTGCTGGAGGCCACCTTCCCTTTCGGAGAAGAATCTCCTGAG TTTCCAGCCCCTGTAGTCACAGCTGAGCTTGCGGTGGCCAATGAAGAAGCTCCATCCACATCTCTGGGCCTACCACTGACTCCCCCGTTACCCCAGTTGGACCTGGAGCAGCAGTGGCAAGACATCATGGCTATCATGGAACTACAG GAAATGGAGGTTAATAACACCTCAGATAACTCCTTCCTCAGCACTACTTCCAACAGTACCAATACCAGTGGCAGCACAAGTGAGTCCGGCTCAGTTGGAAGCTTTGGACTTACTCGTTCCTCCACCCTTATTCACCAAGATGTCAGCCTTCACCAGGCCTCCCTCCCTAGCTGCAGCCAGGACTTTCCAACACTTTTCAATCCAGAGATGGATGCCACTAGTACCCCACGGACCCCCTTGCTTAGAATGTCCTCCAGCAACTCCTCCAACGTCAACTCTACATTCGGAGCCACCAACCTGACTGGACTCTTTCTCCCACCGCCTCTGAACAGCACCAACAACATCACTTGCACTCCAGTGTTGCCTGATCCCTTCAGCACTATGCTGGAGGAGTCTATGCTGGATGAGATCAGTCTGCTGGACCTGGCAATGGAGGAGGGCTTCAACCAGGCCCAGGCCTCTCAGCTGGAGGATGAACTCGACTCGGACTCAGGCCTCTCCCTAGACTCCAGTCACAGCCCGGTCTCACCGAGCAGCTCTGAGACCTCCTGCTCCTCCGccgcttcctcctcctccacctctgccACCTTCTCAGAGGAAGGGGCTGTGGGATACAGCACTGACTCGGAGTCAGCTGCCGTGGAACCAGAAGAAGGTGCTGTGGGGGGCTACCAGCCCGAGTTCAACAAGCTCTGCCGCATGAGCTACCAGGACCCCTCCCAGTTCCATGGGCTCCCTCAGCTCGACAACATCAACCACAATCACACCTACAATTTACCACTGTCTTCATCGTTCGATGAACACCTAGAGCTACCGATTCCCACTGGCAAGAAAATGGGCCGTGAGAAGCAGTCAAAGCTTAAGCCACAACAGGATTTCCTGGACAAACAGTCGAGTCGCGATGAGCGACGGGCTCGGGCCATGAAGATCCCCTTCTCGAACGAGAAGATCATAAATCTGCCTGTGGAGGAGTTCAACGAGCTTCTGTCCAAGCACCACCTGAGCGAGGCCCAACTGGCCCTCGTCCGCGACATTCGTAGACGTGGCAAGAACAAGATGGCGGCCCAGAACTGCCGCAAGCGCAAGCTGGATACCATCATCAACCTGGAGCAAGGGGTGCACGACCTGCGCCGTGACAAGGCGCGGCTGCTGAAGGAGAAGATGGAGTTTATTCGCTCCATCCGCCAGATGAAGCAGAAAGTGCAAAGCCTCTACCAGGAGGTGTTCACCCAGCTTCGGGATGAGGAGGGCCAACCCTACCCCCCCAGCGAGTACTCGCTCCAGTACAGCGCCGACGGCAGCGTTCTGATCATGCCCCGCACCATGACAGATCAGCAAACCCGTAAGCCCGAAAAGAAACAAAAGGACAAAAAGAAGTGA